The following proteins come from a genomic window of Geomonas sp. RF6:
- a CDS encoding DUF1848 domain-containing protein yields MTIVSASRRTDLPAFFSVWFMARVREGYFVRVNPFNTKQQKRVSLAPNDVDAIVFWSKNPRPLMPYLGELDQRGYNYYFQFTLNPYTSFWEPHLPSLSERVASFAKLADCLGSSRVVWRYDPVIVSSVTPAAWHLERFSQLAGELHNKTERVVLSFLDSYGKVNSRLQRLHRDNQITVHDITADDRKDELRDLALGFKEIADRWGLEVLSCAEGDLLDGTGIGRGSCIDGKLIKKLFGIERPLPKDKSQRPECLCAESVDMGMYNTCSFQCAYCYANLSEAKIRANLAKHDPEVASMIAVNEKAADAAADAPVPRHHDQLSLF; encoded by the coding sequence ATGACCATCGTTTCCGCCAGTCGCAGGACTGACCTCCCGGCCTTCTTCTCCGTATGGTTCATGGCTCGGGTACGCGAGGGGTATTTCGTCAGGGTCAACCCGTTCAACACGAAACAGCAGAAGCGCGTAAGCCTCGCGCCTAACGATGTTGACGCCATCGTTTTCTGGAGTAAGAATCCGCGCCCCCTCATGCCGTATCTCGGAGAGTTGGACCAAAGAGGATACAACTACTATTTCCAGTTCACTCTCAACCCCTACACTTCCTTCTGGGAGCCGCATCTGCCCTCCTTGAGTGAACGTGTTGCCTCCTTCGCGAAACTGGCCGACTGCCTCGGCTCCAGCAGGGTGGTGTGGCGCTACGACCCGGTGATCGTCAGCAGCGTGACGCCGGCGGCGTGGCACCTGGAGCGTTTCTCACAACTGGCCGGGGAACTTCACAACAAGACCGAGCGTGTGGTCTTAAGTTTTCTCGACTCCTACGGCAAGGTGAACAGCCGCCTGCAGCGGCTGCACCGCGATAACCAGATCACCGTCCACGACATAACCGCCGATGACCGCAAAGATGAACTCCGTGATCTCGCCCTCGGTTTCAAGGAAATAGCCGATCGGTGGGGGCTGGAAGTGCTTTCCTGTGCGGAAGGGGACCTGCTCGACGGGACGGGGATCGGACGCGGAAGCTGCATTGACGGAAAGTTGATCAAGAAGCTCTTCGGGATCGAACGACCACTGCCCAAAGACAAGAGCCAGCGTCCGGAGTGCCTTTGCGCAGAGTCCGTAGACATGGGGATGTACAACACCTGCAGCTTCCAGTGCGCCTACTGCTACGCGAATTTAAGCGAGGCGAAGATACGCGCGAACCTGGCAAAGCACGATCCGGAAGTGGCCTCCATGATCGCCGTCAACGAGAAAGCTGCCGACGCAGCAGCGGACGCCCCCGTCCCCAGGCACCACGATCAGCTGTCCTTGTTTTAG